cagatatgggtatatctacttgaagaaacataagtctgaaacatttgaaaagttcaaagaatttcagagtgaagtggaaaatcatcgtaacaagaaaataaagtttctacgatctgatcgcagaggcgaatatttgagttacgagtttggtcttcaattaaaacaatgtggaatagtttcacaaactcatgccacctggaacaccacagcgtaatggtgtgtccgaacatcgtaaccgtactttattagatatggtgcaatctatgatgtctcttaccgatttaccactatcgttttggggttatgcattagagacagctgcattcacgttaaatagggcaccatctaaatccgttgagatgacaccatatgaactgtggtttggcaagaaaccaaagttgtcgtttcttaaagtttggggttgcgatgcttatgtgaaaaagtttcatcctgataagctcaaacccaaatcggagaaatgtgtcttcataggatacccaaaggagacagttgggtacaccttctatcatagatccaaaagcaagacattcgttgctaagaatggatcctttctagagaagggttttctctcgaaagaagtgagtgggaggaaagtagaacttgatgaggtaactgtacctgctcccttattggaaagtagttcatcacagaaaccggttcatgtgacacctacaccaattagtgaagaagctaatgatgttgatcatgaaacttcagatcaagttactaccaaaccgcgtaggtcaaccagagtaagatccacaccagagtggtatggtaatcctattctggaggtcatgttacttgaccatgatgaacctacgaactatgaggaagcgatgatgagcccagattccgcgaaatggtttgaggccatgaaatctgagatgggatccatgtatgagaacaaagtatggactttggttgacttgcccgatgatcggcaagccatagaaaataaatggatcttcaagaggaagacggacgttgatagtagtgttactatctacaaagctagacttgtcgaaaaaggtttttgacaaagttcaaggtgttgactacgatgagattttctcactcgtatcgatgcttaaagtctgtctgaatcatgttagcaattgccgcattttaaaaaatctggcaaatggataacaaaactgcaatcctaaaggtgctaacaaaatgtgtaagctccagcgatctatctgtggactggtgcaagcatctcagagttggaatatacgctttgatgagttgattaaagcatatagctttatacagactttcggtgaagcctgtatttacaagaaagtgagtgggagcactacagcatttctgataactatatgtgaatgacatattgttgatcgaaaataatgtagaatttttttggaaagcataaaggagtttttcaaaggaagacctcggtgaagctgcttacatattgagcatcaagatctatagagatagatcaagacgcttgataagattttcaatgagtataATACCTTgacaacattttgatttagttcaagatggaacagtcaaagaaggagttcttgcttcTGTTGcaaaggtgtgaagttgagtaaagactcaaaacccgaccacggcggaaaatagaaagagaatgaaaagtcattccctatgcctcagtcatagattctataaagtatgctatgttgtgtaccagacctattatGTACCTCACCAGGAGTTTGGCAAGAggatacaatagtgatctagaagtagatcactggacagcggtcaaacttatccttagcggaataaggatatgtttctcgattatggaggtgacaaaaggttcgtcgtaaagagttacgtcgatgcaagctttgacaccgatctggatgactctaagtctcgatctagatacatattgaaagtgggagtaattggctagagtagctccgtgcagagcattgttgacatagaaatttgcaaaatacatatggatctgaatatggcagacccgttgactatacttctctcacaaacaaaacatgatcacaccttagtactctttgggtgttaatcacatagcgatgtgaactagattattgactctagtaaaccctttgggtgttggtcacatgacgatgtgaactatgggtgttaatcacatggtgatgtgaactattgatattaaatcacatggcgatgtgatctagattattgactctagtgcaagtgggagactgaaggaaatatgccctagaggcaataataaaagttattatttatttccttatttcatgataaatgtttattattcatgctagaattgtattaaccggaaacataatacatgtgtgaatacatagacaaacagagtgtcactagtatgcctctacttgactagctcgttgatcaaagatggttaagtttcctaaccatagacatgagttgtcatttgataaatgggatcacaccattaggagaatgatgtgattgacttgacccattccgttagcttagcacttgatcgtttagtatgttgctattgctttcttcatgacttatacatgttcctatgactatgagattatgcaactcccgtttaccggaggaacactttgtgtgctaccaaacgtcacaacgtaactgggtgattataaaggtgctctacaggtgtctccgaaggtacttgttgagttggcgtatttcgagattaggatttgtcactccgattgtcggagaggtatctctgggcccactcggtaatacacatcactataagccttgcaagcattgtaactaatgagttagttacgggatagtgtattacggaacgagtaaagagacttgccggtaacgagattgaactaggtattaagataccgacgatcgaatctcgggcaagtaacataccgatgacaaagggaacaacatatgttgttatgcggtttgaccgataaagatcttcgtagaatatgtgggagccaatatgagcatccaggttccgctattggttattgaccggagacgtgtctcggtcatgtctacatagttctcgaacccgtagggtccgcacgcttaaagttcggtgacgatcggtattatgagtttatgtgttttgatgtaccgaaggtagttcggtgTCCCGGATGGGATCGgagacatggcgaggagtctcgaaatggtcgagacgtaaagatcgatatattggatgactatattcggacatcggaaaggttccgagtggttcgggtatttttcggagtaccggggagttacgggaatacgaggaagaagtatatgggccttattgggctttagggagagagagaggcaggctGCGGGCCCctaaggcctagtccgaattggactagggggggttgcgcccccttcttccttctcttctttcttccccttccttgtctactactcctactacatggaaggggggaatcctactcccggtgggagtaggactccccagggcgtgCCAtatagagggccggcccctcccctcctccactcctttatatacgtggccagggggcaccccatagacacacaagttgatctgttgatctctcccggccgtgtgcggtgccccctccaccatattccacctcggtcatatcatagcggtgcttaggcgaagccctgcatcggtagcaacatcatcaccatcatcacgccgtcgtgctgacggaactctcccgtgaagctctgctggatcggagttcgcgggatgtcatcgagctaaacgtgtgctgaactcggaggtgccgtacgttcggtacttggatcggtcggatcgtgaagacgtacgactacatcaaccgcgttgtgctaatgcttccgctttcggtctacgagggtacgtggacgcactctcccctctcgttgctatgcatcaccatgatcatgtgtgtgcgtaggaaatttttgaaattactacgttccccaacaatgtcGTAGGGTGCAATGTGCTTTTGTGCGTGAAACTTTTCATGCACTTGCCGGAGACGTACAACAACGGCGGCGAAGGTGGAGGGTGCGGATGCAAAGCAAGGGGGAGAAGTAGCGGAATGGAAGAAaatgggaccgagaggggggatTGGGTGGGCCGGGGGTATCAGAGTCCTACGTTTCGGGTGTTCGGGCTCCCGCAAATCTCCCCCCACTGTCTCCAATTTGCGGGAGAAATCGCGCCCGAACTGCCTCGCGTACCGATACAAACCCGCGTTGGATGGCTTCCGCGGTCCGGACAGCGCAGTCCGGACGGATGCGGGCGGTTTGCGGATCCGCCTTGGAGATGCCCTTAAGGCCTCATTTGGTAGAAGTGGGGTGGGAGGGTTTGCAGGGGATTAACCCTGCGGGCCTGCTAATCCTCAGAAATTCCCGCAAGGCCATTTGATGCACAGGGTTTTGACTAGCCCAAACCCTCTAATCCCCAGCAACTCCCTTCGTTCCACGGGGAACAGAACTCTCGAGGGCCTATGCGGGGAACCGGACGACGCAGAGATCGGGTGAGACGCTGACATCTGGCGATTTCAATCAAACGCGGGGATTAGGTGAAGGGGAGAGGATCACCAAATCGCGTGCAGTCCTCGACCTCCTTTGGGCAGGAAAACCTCCCTTGCCAAACGAAGCCTAAAGAAAATCAAGTGCATGGAAGATTTGCTCTTTCAAGATCAGTTCATTTGTGGGTACCAAGCTTAACAAAGTTGTCTGAAGGTACTCAAAGGATCTGGAAGTTGCCAAAAATTACTCTCAAAGTGATAGTTTTCAAAGTGATAGTTTTTGGCCAAAGTTTGTAGAGTGGTATTTTCTTTTGCACCATGGTCGATcaaaaagtggtagttttttttATTAAATACCCCCTCGGATGTGCTTCTCCTTGACCATGCGTCGTTTCAGTTCCTATTTCAAAATTGATTTGTTCCATTTGCTCAGGTCTTGTGACCAAAAGAGCTCTTGTCATACAGGTACAGTTGAAATGGTTGGCCTGGCTAGGCTTTAGGTGTTAATTGTTCAGTTTTTTGCTGGTATACATTATAGCAGGAAGGAAAGAACACATCATTTATGTATAATTTCATATTAGCATTCCATTCACAGTGGGCATTCCAACTTCTTTTTCCCTCGAGAATAATGCTGTGTTAACtatattttttctccaaaaaaccccctcccccccccccccccccccccccccccgcggcacCCAAAGAGCAACACTGCAAACACCAACAATTTGGAGTGTAAAAGTACAGCATAACAACTGCTGGCATATACGTATGTAAGAACAGTGGTTAGTGTAAAACCTACAAGAAGTCCAACAAGAACTACTGTTAGCAGCATGTCATCTATTTTCTGAAATTGCAAAGATCCACAAGGTAAATGGCACAACCAAAAAATACACCTGTTGACCAAAATTGCTAACACTGGAGAATGACAGCTATTTCTATGTTAAGAGTATGGTGAACGGAGAACAACAGCTTACTAAAATTTCCTAAAACACAATCATAGCATTCTAGGAAGAACAAGAGGGGAAAAAGAGAGCATGCTCTTAAGAATGCTACTTGCATACAGATTGACTGTCTTTCCTCAATAAGGTTAAGCTCAGGTGAAGAAGTTGGTGCATGGAACTCAACAAATGCAGTCCAAATGACAATTCTTCAACTTAGACAGAGTCAACAGGTCTTGTTTCTGGCTTTTCTCCATCTATTATAACCTTGGACTTCAATGAGAGAGAACTCTGCCTAGATGTTGATGGAATTCTCTTACCACCGGTGGTTGACTCTTTTAGCCCTAGGTAAGTGTAGACTGACATGCCTCCTAGTGCAATGACAGCTCCATAAAGACTGGTGAGTCCAGGATCAGATTTAAATACCAGAAACCCAGAGAGCATTATGACAATAGTCTTGAATTGTCCTAGCACAACATGAGATAGAGCCGAGGTTGCACTGCATCATTCAAACACCAGCACAAACATCAGTTGACTTTCACAGGTTCCACAAAGAGAGAGAATGACAGATTAGAAAGGATGTATGAATACGAAGCATGAATACACAAGACATGTGAATGCCATGCTTTCAGGAGGAACAAAGTAATGGATAGTGGGCAGGCTTTCTATTGTCGGTTGGAAACTCGATCTTGTCATTTATCAGCATAATGGTGAAAAAGGTACGTTATTGTCAAAAGTGCATACCAGCAACAGTCGTGTCATCGTGTGGTTATCAGACAGAAATTATAGGTGCAAGTAGAAGTATAGAACAACAAAAGGTAGGTTGCATATCGATGTTTGAGTCAGCTCATAAGTGCACTTTTATGAGCAAAGAGGAAATGGCATGCATACTAACACTTATAAAAATGTTTAAGCATGTGGATATGGCATGCATACTAACACTTATTTATGTTTTAATTTTCAAATATGAGATATTGCCTAATTACAAAAGATCATGTGAAGGAATTCATGAAGCCTAAAACAtaatctagtactccctccgatcagAATTAATAGACGCAGCCTCTATACATGTAAGACACTATAGAGGGTGTGTCAATTAATTCGGATCAGAGGAAGTAACAAACTTGGACACATAAATAAATGCTTTTGTTTCAAGAGAAACAGCACATTGACAGAATAGAAGGACAATCATGCAAGAGAAAACTAGAAATAGTATGCCTCACCCAAGTGCCAAAGCACCGGACCACTGAAGAAGAAAACCAAGCAAAGCAGATATCATAATTGCACAGCTGTTATTGAAATTCCAGTTGAAAGCCAACAATCCCGGAGGATCCATCACAGGCATCAGGACAAGAAAGAAAAATATCGTAATTGGGGTTGTCTTCCACATCAACCTGATCAATAACCTGAATGTTAGGAGAAAATTTATGAACTATGAGACTGTCTCAGAAGAGACATAAATCACAACTTACGCAAGAGCAGTCCAGTTTCCACTCTGTTGCAGATTTGACCACAGGATCTTGTTTATAGCACTAGGAATGATCCAAGCTATTGCTACACAAGCACCAAAAAAGTTGAACTCCAAATCAGTAACAGTTGCTACAGCCACACCAAATGACACTATAACTAGTGTGATGACCTGTAATACAAAAATATATATTATTCTTACCAATTAGATCAACTAAACAATTGAACAGTATATGAAGCTTAATTTTGTGATAAATTTACCTTTCGAAAGGAAACACCTTTTCTGAGAAGAATAAATTCTGCTGCAACTATGGTTGGAGTTACAGCTATCTTAGCCATTTGATAAAACCCTACACTGAAGATAGAGAACAGTGAGCACACTATGAAAAAAAAAGGGTTGGCCACAACATTAAGGTAGAATTTTTGCATCTGTTGAACAGGGAGACTTCATTATTGATCTCACCTATTATGCTTTAAGCTGATATTAGCAAGTCCGGTGGAAAAAGACATCACAGCACCCAAAGCGAATAATGAGGAGAAAGGAGTGGATTTTGAAGGAGGAGCGATGGGCATCAAGTATAATGCCCTCAGGACAGCCATGAGGACCCAGGCAGCTATGTAATGAATTAGAGACAGTG
This sequence is a window from Aegilops tauschii subsp. strangulata cultivar AL8/78 chromosome 7, Aet v6.0, whole genome shotgun sequence. Protein-coding genes within it:
- the LOC109735836 gene encoding nucleotide-sugar uncharacterized transporter 2 isoform X2 → MAALACRAMEELRGSLYNEFHTSEGAKRQQQRFCGPGVALTFNFVVSVGIIMANKMVMGSVGFNFPVALSLIHYIAAWVLMAVLRALYLMPIAPPSKSTPFSSLFALGAVMSFSTGLANISLKHNSVGFYQMAKIAVTPTIVAAEFILLRKGVSFRKVITLVIVSFGVAVATVTDLEFNFFGACVAIAWIIPSAINKILWSNLQQSGNWTALALMWKTTPITIFFFLVLMPVMDPPGLLAFNWNFNNSCAIMISALLGFLLQWSGALALGATSALSHVVLGQFKTIVIMLSGFLVFKSDPGLTSLYGAVIALGGMSVYTYLGLKESTTGGKRIPSTSRQSSLSLKSKVIIDGEKPETRPVDSV
- the LOC109735836 gene encoding nucleotide-sugar uncharacterized transporter 2 isoform X1, producing the protein MGLWEFILRGGGRRFIKRKGSDAGEAGRAMEELRGSLYNEFHTSEGAKRQQQRFCGPGVALTFNFVVSVGIIMANKMVMGSVGFNFPVALSLIHYIAAWVLMAVLRALYLMPIAPPSKSTPFSSLFALGAVMSFSTGLANISLKHNSVGFYQMAKIAVTPTIVAAEFILLRKGVSFRKVITLVIVSFGVAVATVTDLEFNFFGACVAIAWIIPSAINKILWSNLQQSGNWTALALMWKTTPITIFFFLVLMPVMDPPGLLAFNWNFNNSCAIMISALLGFLLQWSGALALGATSALSHVVLGQFKTIVIMLSGFLVFKSDPGLTSLYGAVIALGGMSVYTYLGLKESTTGGKRIPSTSRQSSLSLKSKVIIDGEKPETRPVDSV